The Paraburkholderia hospita genome includes a window with the following:
- a CDS encoding PAS domain-containing protein — MQNSRALSDWIVEQTTTAIIHADRSETIQRWNAAAEVLFGHSAPEAIGGNLDLIIPERLGAAHWRG; from the coding sequence ATGCAAAACTCGAGGGCACTGAGCGACTGGATTGTCGAGCAGACGACGACCGCGATCATCCACGCGGATCGGTCCGAAACGATCCAGCGCTGGAACGCGGCGGCTGAAGTTCTGTTCGGGCACAGTGCCCCCGAAGCGATAGGCGGCAACCTCGATCTGATCATCCCGGAGCGTCTGGGCGCCGCACATTGGCGCGGTTAA
- a CDS encoding beta-lactamase family protein gives MTATGLPGTLVAVVRDLKTVNANGFSTRLVESGQPVDADTVFQLAPLSKPIDTTGRRAPGGNRLGAVRHAGALESALVCSVESNCQRTCDRRRPVLASLGLAPSRRRSAGGHSI, from the coding sequence ATGACGGCGACTGGCCTACCGGGCACGTTGGTCGCGGTCGTGCGCGATCTCAAGACCGTTAATGCAAATGGCTTTAGCACGCGGCTCGTCGAATCGGGGCAGCCGGTCGATGCCGACACCGTGTTCCAGCTAGCGCCGCTCTCGAAGCCGATCGACACAACAGGTCGTCGCGCACCTGGTGGGAATCGGCTCGGTGCCGTGCGACACGCCGGCGCGCTCGAATCTGCGTTGGTTTGCTCTGTTGAATCTAACTGTCAACGAACATGTGACCGTCGGCGACCTGTACTCGCATCGCTCGGGCTTGCCCCATCGCGCAGGCGCTCTGCTGGAGGACATAGCATATGA
- a CDS encoding plasmid pRiA4b ORF-3 family protein, with protein sequence MTEGRVYSGSMDSDSSEVTSVLQLRISLRGVNPPVWRRLLIPEEITIAQLHHVMQLAMGWNNEHLHRFIIRGWRYGGHRDGAFQFFDGPDTLSVAAFGLHEHERFAYLYDFTSWWLHDVRVERRTCNQRARRLPRCVESSGRCPPEDAGGAERYMNALEVHGEHEFLEWIETLREGQIAVNDLRVEDDEWLIWLDRRFDRRTANERLLTLAR encoded by the coding sequence ATGACTGAAGGACGTGTTTATAGTGGCTCGATGGACTCCGACTCTTCTGAAGTCACTTCCGTTCTCCAGTTGCGAATCAGTCTGCGCGGCGTGAACCCGCCGGTCTGGCGGCGACTCCTGATTCCCGAGGAGATCACAATTGCGCAGCTGCATCATGTGATGCAGCTCGCCATGGGCTGGAACAACGAACATCTGCACCGGTTCATCATCCGCGGATGGCGTTACGGTGGACATCGCGACGGTGCGTTCCAATTCTTCGACGGCCCAGACACCCTGTCCGTGGCGGCATTTGGCCTTCACGAACATGAGCGCTTTGCCTACCTGTACGACTTCACCTCCTGGTGGTTACATGACGTGCGCGTCGAGCGGCGAACGTGCAACCAGCGGGCACGACGACTACCACGCTGCGTCGAAAGCTCCGGGCGTTGCCCGCCGGAAGACGCCGGAGGCGCAGAGAGATACATGAACGCTCTGGAGGTCCATGGCGAGCACGAATTTCTCGAGTGGATTGAGACTTTACGCGAAGGCCAGATCGCGGTGAACGATCTGCGCGTCGAGGACGACGAATGGCTCATCTGGCTGGATCGGCGTTTCGACCGTCGGACGGCGAATGAACGCCTGCTGACGCTGGCGCGATAA
- a CDS encoding Rieske (2Fe-2S) protein, translating to MSDWVDVAAIEDFPAGAVRSVEVDGAQFAVFNVDGTCYAIENICPHDGGILTGGTVEGDVVICPRHGARFCIRTGKVLAPPAYEDVVVFPVRIQAGVVQVRDERWD from the coding sequence ATGTCCGATTGGGTCGATGTCGCCGCGATCGAGGATTTCCCGGCGGGTGCTGTTCGCAGCGTCGAGGTCGATGGCGCGCAGTTTGCGGTGTTCAACGTCGACGGCACCTGTTACGCCATCGAGAATATCTGCCCGCACGACGGCGGCATCCTGACAGGCGGTACGGTGGAAGGCGACGTAGTGATCTGTCCGCGCCACGGAGCGCGGTTTTGCATCAGGACGGGGAAGGTGTTGGCACCGCCGGCTTATGAGGATGTGGTGGTGTTTCCGGTGCGGATCCAGGCGGGTGTCGTTCAGGTGCGTGATGAGCGGTGGGATTAA
- a CDS encoding SUF system Fe-S cluster assembly protein, producing MSTFDWLKRAEAEQPGSGATTERLEERVIDSLRTVFDPEIPVNIYDLGLVYGLDVDEAEGRVEIRMTLTAPGCPVAQTFPATVEDAVFCVCGVNEVHVELVWDPPWSRERMSDVARLQLGML from the coding sequence ATGAGCACATTCGACTGGCTGAAGCGCGCCGAAGCCGAACAACCTGGCAGCGGCGCAACGACAGAACGTCTTGAAGAACGCGTAATCGACTCGCTGCGCACCGTGTTCGATCCTGAAATTCCGGTCAACATCTACGACCTCGGTCTTGTCTATGGTCTCGACGTGGATGAAGCCGAAGGCCGCGTCGAGATCCGCATGACGTTGACCGCGCCAGGCTGTCCGGTCGCGCAGACCTTCCCGGCGACGGTTGAGGACGCGGTATTTTGTGTGTGCGGTGTGAACGAAGTGCACGTGGAACTGGTGTGGGATCCGCCGTGGTCAAGAGAGCGAATGTCGGACGTTGCACGCCTGCAACTGGGGATGCTCTGA
- the sufU gene encoding Fe-S cluster assembly sulfur transfer protein SufU, producing the protein MSDLRDLYQEVIFDHYRRPRNCHGLADANHKAEGYNPLCGDRITLYLRIEDGVVKEASFEGAGCAIATASASLMTEALKGKTEAEAEALFGRFHDMVTTPATGQAAAAPELGKLAVLSGVREFPARVKCATLAWHTLHAALHDEDRPVSTE; encoded by the coding sequence ATGAGCGATCTGCGCGATCTGTATCAGGAAGTCATCTTCGACCACTACCGGCGGCCGCGTAACTGTCATGGGCTGGCCGATGCGAATCACAAGGCTGAGGGCTATAACCCATTGTGCGGCGACCGGATCACCCTGTATCTGCGAATCGAGGATGGCGTCGTCAAGGAGGCGAGTTTCGAAGGCGCGGGCTGTGCGATTGCAACGGCGTCCGCGTCGCTGATGACCGAGGCGCTGAAAGGCAAAACGGAAGCGGAGGCCGAAGCGCTGTTCGGTCGCTTTCACGATATGGTGACAACACCCGCTACAGGGCAAGCGGCGGCTGCGCCGGAGTTGGGCAAGCTGGCGGTGCTGTCCGGCGTGCGTGAATTTCCCGCGCGTGTGAAGTGCGCGACGCTCGCGTGGCATACGCTGCATGCGGCGCTGCACGACGAGGACCGCCCCGTTTCGACAGAGTGA
- a CDS encoding cysteine desulfurase, protein MKPIEQMWTPDPRNVEDWRADFPILGERVHDRQLVYLDNGATTQKPASVLDAEDAYYRHNNANVHRGVHLLSQRATDAFEAARVRIARFINAQRPEEIVFVRGTTEAINLVAQSYARPHLKPGDEILISAMEHHSNIVPWQLVCEQTGAALKVVPIDDTGALDTDAYERLLNGRTRLVAITHLANALGSINPVEGIVVAAHAKGVPVLLDGAQAISHLPVDVRVIDCDFYAFSGHKVYGPTGIGALYARAALLEAMVPWQGGGDMIRSVTFEKTEYNAIPWKFEAGTPNIAGAIALGAALDYVDSIGMEVIAAHETDLLAYATDALGMIPGLRLIGTARDKASILSFVLDGVHAHDVGTILDHHGVAVRAGHHCAMPVMQRFGIPATVRASLALYNTHEDIDALIEGLGRVREIFGL, encoded by the coding sequence ATGAAGCCGATCGAACAGATGTGGACGCCAGATCCGCGCAATGTCGAGGACTGGCGAGCTGATTTTCCGATTCTGGGCGAGCGCGTGCATGACCGGCAATTGGTCTATCTCGACAATGGCGCGACGACGCAAAAACCTGCCTCGGTCTTAGACGCGGAAGACGCTTACTATCGGCATAACAACGCCAACGTGCACCGCGGCGTGCATCTTCTGTCGCAGCGTGCGACCGATGCATTCGAAGCAGCGCGCGTAAGGATTGCACGCTTCATCAATGCTCAGCGTCCAGAGGAGATCGTGTTCGTACGTGGTACGACCGAGGCGATCAATCTTGTCGCCCAGAGCTATGCGCGCCCACACCTCAAGCCCGGTGACGAAATCCTGATCAGCGCGATGGAGCACCATTCGAACATTGTGCCATGGCAACTGGTCTGCGAGCAGACCGGCGCGGCGCTGAAAGTCGTGCCGATCGACGATACGGGCGCACTCGATACCGACGCCTACGAGCGCTTGTTGAACGGACGTACGCGGCTGGTCGCGATTACGCATCTGGCTAACGCGCTCGGTAGCATCAATCCGGTAGAGGGCATCGTTGTAGCGGCGCACGCGAAGGGCGTGCCGGTGCTGCTGGATGGCGCGCAGGCGATCTCGCATCTGCCGGTCGACGTCCGCGTGATCGATTGCGATTTCTATGCATTTTCGGGGCATAAGGTGTACGGGCCGACTGGCATCGGCGCGCTGTATGCCAGGGCTGCGCTGCTTGAGGCCATGGTGCCGTGGCAGGGCGGCGGCGACATGATCCGTTCGGTGACGTTCGAGAAAACGGAATACAACGCGATTCCGTGGAAGTTCGAAGCAGGCACGCCGAATATCGCCGGCGCGATTGCCCTGGGCGCGGCGCTCGACTATGTCGACAGCATCGGCATGGAAGTCATCGCCGCGCACGAGACAGACCTGCTCGCCTATGCAACGGATGCATTGGGGATGATACCGGGCTTGCGTCTCATCGGTACCGCACGCGACAAGGCGAGCATCCTGTCATTCGTGCTCGACGGCGTGCATGCGCATGATGTCGGTACGATTCTCGATCATCACGGCGTCGCCGTGCGGGCAGGCCATCACTGCGCGATGCCGGTGATGCAGCGCTTCGGCATACCCGCGACAGTGCGCGCGTCGCTGGCCCTCTACAACACGCATGAGGATATCGACGCGTTGATCGAAGGTCTCGGCAGGGTCAGGGAGATATTCGGCTTATGA
- the sufD gene encoding Fe-S cluster assembly protein SufD, with product MKNESLDHFHEAFAQLAKRLPGAELPWLRAVRRSAFDQFNALGLPTTRHEDWKYTNISVIGKRPWHFASQRTDRLGLIDGSDVQGIVDELALDPAGHRLVFVNGLHAPRLSKVNGLPHGVFVGSLARALREMPQRLQGTIAAQTYADGFTALSTAFLTDGFAVVLPPGEVIDQPLHMLFLTDEGGLAVQPFNVVLAGARAGCVIVEHFVGLGGDAYWTNAVTRIVADEQADVQHYRLQQEGSKAFHIASVSAAQQRASCFTSHAFAFGAALSRTGIGTSLNAANAQATLNGLYFVGGRQHVDHHTRIDHAAPHCTSREYYRGVLDGAARGVFNGRIIVHRDGQKTDTHQANHNLLLSRDAEVDTKPQLEIYADDVKCTHGATVGQLDENQLFYLRARGVEEHTAWALLTYAFARDIVERVRIDSLRGRLESLLLARTPEGERIRELL from the coding sequence ATGAAAAACGAATCTCTCGATCACTTCCACGAGGCTTTTGCGCAACTCGCGAAGCGGTTGCCCGGCGCTGAGTTGCCGTGGCTTCGGGCCGTGCGCCGAAGTGCGTTCGACCAGTTCAACGCGCTCGGCTTGCCGACCACACGGCACGAGGACTGGAAATACACGAACATATCGGTGATCGGCAAGCGTCCCTGGCATTTCGCGTCGCAACGCACCGACCGCCTTGGCCTCATCGACGGTAGCGACGTGCAAGGCATCGTCGATGAACTCGCGCTCGACCCTGCCGGGCATCGACTGGTCTTCGTCAATGGTCTTCATGCGCCGCGGCTGTCGAAAGTGAATGGCTTGCCGCATGGCGTATTTGTGGGCTCGCTCGCACGGGCGTTGAGAGAAATGCCGCAACGGTTGCAAGGGACGATCGCCGCGCAGACGTATGCTGACGGCTTTACCGCGCTAAGCACGGCGTTTCTGACGGACGGATTTGCCGTCGTGCTACCGCCGGGCGAGGTCATCGATCAACCGCTGCACATGCTGTTCCTGACCGATGAGGGCGGTCTTGCGGTGCAGCCGTTCAATGTCGTGCTTGCAGGTGCGCGCGCAGGCTGTGTGATAGTCGAGCACTTCGTGGGACTGGGCGGCGACGCGTATTGGACCAATGCGGTTACCCGCATCGTTGCTGACGAACAGGCGGATGTGCAGCACTACCGGTTGCAGCAGGAAGGCTCGAAGGCGTTTCATATCGCGTCGGTCTCTGCTGCGCAGCAACGCGCCAGCTGTTTTACGTCTCATGCGTTCGCGTTCGGCGCCGCGTTATCGCGCACGGGCATCGGCACGAGTCTGAACGCCGCCAATGCGCAAGCCACGTTGAATGGTCTCTATTTCGTTGGCGGCCGGCAGCACGTTGATCACCACACGCGCATCGATCACGCGGCGCCGCACTGCACGAGTCGCGAATACTACCGCGGCGTCCTCGACGGGGCCGCGCGTGGCGTGTTCAACGGCCGCATCATCGTGCATCGCGATGGCCAGAAAACGGACACGCATCAGGCGAATCACAACCTGCTGCTGTCACGCGATGCGGAAGTCGACACGAAGCCGCAACTCGAGATCTACGCCGACGACGTGAAATGCACACACGGCGCGACGGTCGGTCAACTGGATGAGAACCAGCTGTTCTATTTGCGTGCGCGGGGCGTCGAAGAGCACACGGCGTGGGCGCTACTGACATACGCGTTTGCACGCGACATCGTTGAACGCGTGCGCATCGACTCGCTGCGAGGGCGGCTCGAAAGCCTGCTGCTCGCGCGCACCCCGGAAGGCGAGCGCATCAGGGAGTTGCTATGA
- the sufC gene encoding Fe-S cluster assembly ATPase SufC: MLEISRLQVEVDGKKILRGIDLSVKAGEVHAIMGPNGSGKSTLAHALAGREDCVVTGGAVVYLGRDLLALAPEERAHEGLFLAFQYPVEIPGVSNVYLLKAALNAQRRHRGEPELDAMEFLQLVKDRMTLMRMDESLLYRAVNEGFSGGEKKRNEILQMAVLQPRLAILDETDSGLDIDALQIVAQGVNSMRSPDRAIVLVTHYQRLLDYVVPDRVHVLANGWIVKSGSRELAQELERQGYGWIEDGAMQSVSAAGAEHP; this comes from the coding sequence ATGCTTGAAATCAGTCGTCTGCAAGTCGAAGTCGACGGCAAGAAGATTCTGCGCGGCATCGATCTGAGCGTGAAAGCCGGCGAGGTGCACGCGATCATGGGCCCGAACGGCTCGGGCAAGAGCACGCTTGCCCACGCGCTGGCCGGGCGTGAAGACTGTGTCGTTACCGGCGGCGCGGTCGTGTATCTCGGTCGCGATCTGCTGGCGCTCGCGCCCGAAGAACGCGCGCACGAAGGACTGTTTCTCGCGTTCCAGTATCCCGTTGAGATACCCGGTGTGAGCAACGTCTACCTGCTCAAGGCGGCATTGAACGCACAGCGCCGGCATCGTGGCGAGCCGGAACTCGACGCGATGGAATTTCTGCAACTGGTGAAGGACAGAATGACGCTGATGCGGATGGACGAGAGTCTGCTGTATCGCGCGGTGAACGAAGGCTTTTCCGGCGGAGAAAAAAAGCGCAACGAGATCCTGCAGATGGCGGTACTTCAGCCCCGGCTCGCCATTCTCGACGAGACGGATTCCGGACTGGACATCGACGCACTGCAGATCGTCGCGCAGGGCGTCAACAGCATGCGCAGTCCCGACCGGGCGATCGTGCTAGTCACGCACTATCAGCGTCTGCTGGACTACGTCGTACCGGATCGCGTGCATGTGCTGGCGAACGGCTGGATCGTGAAGTCGGGGTCGCGTGAACTGGCCCAGGAGCTGGAGCGCCAGGGCTATGGCTGGATCGAGGATGGGGCCATGCAATCAGTCAGTGCAGCGGGTGCGGAGCATCCATGA
- the sufB gene encoding Fe-S cluster assembly protein SufB, which translates to MSASTTGFDELISREYQHGFVTDLEADALPSGLSEDVIRLISAKKNEPAFMLEWRLAAYRHWLTMTEPHWATIQHPPIDYQSIVYYSAPMTQKNRPNSLDEVDPELLRTYEKLGVPLRERELLAGVAVDAVFDSVSVATTFREKLAQLGIVFCSFSDAVQHHPELVRKYLGSVVPHTDNFFAALNSAVFSDGSFCYIPPGVRCPMELSTYFRINAQNTGQFERTLIIADKSAYVSYLEGCTAPMRDENQLHAAVVELIALEGAQIRYSTVQNWYPGDASGKGGIYNFVTKRGDCREANSKISWTQVETGSAITWKYPSVILQGDNAVGEFYSVALTNHYQQADTGTKMVHLGRNTRSTILSKGISAGRGKNAYRGLVKVGRAAEGARNYSQCDSLLLGDRCSAHTFPYIEVKNPTAKVEHEASTSRIGEDQLFYCRQRGLSTEDAVSMIVNGFCKEVFKELPMEFAVEAQKLLGVSLEGSVG; encoded by the coding sequence ATGAGCGCATCCACAACCGGTTTCGACGAACTGATCAGTCGAGAATACCAGCATGGTTTCGTGACTGACCTGGAGGCCGACGCGTTGCCGAGCGGGTTGAGCGAGGATGTGATCCGGCTCATTTCCGCGAAGAAAAACGAGCCGGCGTTCATGCTCGAATGGCGGCTCGCCGCCTATCGGCACTGGCTCACGATGACCGAGCCGCATTGGGCGACGATCCAACATCCGCCAATCGACTACCAGAGCATCGTCTATTATTCCGCCCCGATGACGCAGAAGAATCGTCCGAACAGTCTGGATGAAGTCGATCCGGAACTGCTGCGTACCTACGAGAAGCTGGGTGTGCCGCTCAGAGAGCGCGAACTCCTGGCGGGTGTCGCGGTGGATGCGGTATTCGACAGCGTTTCGGTTGCCACGACGTTCCGCGAGAAGCTTGCGCAACTCGGCATCGTGTTCTGTTCGTTCTCGGACGCCGTGCAGCATCATCCTGAGCTGGTGCGAAAATATCTCGGCTCAGTGGTGCCGCATACCGACAATTTCTTCGCCGCGCTGAATTCCGCCGTGTTCAGCGACGGCTCGTTCTGCTATATCCCGCCGGGCGTGCGCTGCCCGATGGAGCTGTCGACCTACTTCCGCATCAACGCGCAGAACACTGGGCAGTTCGAGCGCACACTGATCATCGCGGACAAAAGCGCGTACGTGAGCTATCTGGAAGGCTGCACCGCGCCGATGCGCGACGAAAATCAGCTGCACGCCGCCGTGGTCGAGCTGATCGCGCTGGAAGGCGCACAGATCCGCTATTCGACGGTCCAGAACTGGTATCCGGGCGATGCGTCGGGCAAGGGGGGCATCTACAACTTCGTGACCAAGCGGGGCGATTGCCGCGAGGCGAATTCGAAGATTTCGTGGACGCAGGTGGAAACCGGTTCGGCGATCACCTGGAAGTACCCGAGCGTGATCCTGCAGGGCGATAACGCGGTTGGTGAATTCTATTCGGTGGCGCTGACCAACCACTATCAGCAGGCCGATACCGGGACGAAGATGGTTCACCTCGGCCGCAACACGCGCAGCACGATTCTGTCGAAGGGCATTTCGGCGGGCCGCGGAAAGAATGCGTATCGCGGCCTCGTGAAGGTCGGCCGCGCGGCCGAAGGCGCGCGCAATTACTCGCAATGCGATTCCCTGTTGCTCGGCGACCGTTGCAGCGCGCACACATTCCCGTATATCGAGGTCAAGAACCCGACCGCGAAGGTCGAGCACGAAGCGTCGACATCACGCATTGGCGAAGACCAGTTGTTCTATTGCCGGCAGCGCGGGCTGTCTACGGAAGATGCGGTGTCGATGATCGTCAATGGCTTCTGCAAGGAAGTCTTCAAGGAGCTGCCGATGGAGTTCGCCGTCGAGGCGCAGAAGCTGCTCGGCGTTAGCCTGGAAGGCAGTGTGGGATAG
- a CDS encoding SUF system Fe-S cluster assembly regulator — MLRMSKLADYGTVIMTAMARDPDAVHSASSITAATGVAMPTVAKVLKVLTRGGVVESLRGANGGYLLPRPPTRITLAEVIAAVDGPIGITECSTMPGLCIQEGVCAVRANWQKVNRVIYEALQQVTLADMAGPTLRTVDISAIRARSVPSRRAGATPLARKTIDGGHA, encoded by the coding sequence ATGTTGCGTATGAGCAAACTCGCCGACTACGGCACGGTGATCATGACCGCGATGGCGCGCGACCCGGACGCCGTCCATAGCGCTAGCAGCATTACGGCGGCGACCGGCGTCGCGATGCCGACCGTGGCAAAGGTGCTGAAAGTCCTGACTCGGGGTGGTGTGGTGGAGTCGCTGCGGGGCGCGAACGGCGGTTACCTGCTGCCGCGGCCGCCCACGCGGATCACGCTGGCGGAGGTGATCGCCGCGGTTGACGGCCCGATCGGGATCACCGAATGCAGCACGATGCCTGGCTTGTGCATCCAGGAGGGTGTGTGCGCGGTGCGCGCCAACTGGCAGAAGGTCAATCGCGTGATCTACGAGGCGTTGCAGCAGGTCACGCTGGCGGACATGGCGGGACCGACCTTGCGCACGGTCGATATCAGCGCGATCCGTGCGCGTAGCGTCCCCAGCCGCCGCGCGGGTGCGACGCCACTGGCGCGAAAGACAATTGACGGAGGCCATGCATGA
- a CDS encoding integrase core domain-containing protein, which yields MIALITIAISLLSDVCGLVILLFRPRGALMAENLFQRRQLALYREGSVTPHRIDAAARIRLTLLPRPFDWRAALVVVRPETLVRWHRAGFRLLWRVRSRVGRPPIPFELRQLIRRLAAENLPWGEERIANELLLKPGLRVSPRTVRKYMSRHPPRLPRGDQRWSTFLRNHAQAIVACDFFLIVTATFGQLYVFVMIEHESRRLVHMNVTPHPSAVWTLQQLREAIVFGDGYRYLLHDRDSIFAWHLDESISRLGLTVLKSPPRTPTANAICERVIGTIQRECLDWLIPLSASHLRSILKSWTEHYNRGRPHMSLGPGVPDPPADLAPIPHENSRHHADRCLVVHAKTVLGELHHEYSLVPLALVQHNRRRTRTRISGVTVRPLWIASHCILR from the coding sequence ATGATTGCGCTCATCACGATTGCCATTTCACTACTATCGGACGTGTGCGGATTGGTCATCCTGCTGTTTCGTCCGCGCGGTGCCCTGATGGCCGAAAACCTCTTCCAGCGCCGTCAACTCGCGTTGTATCGGGAGGGAAGCGTGACGCCACACCGCATCGATGCGGCAGCGCGCATCAGACTCACCTTGCTACCGCGGCCGTTCGACTGGCGCGCGGCACTCGTGGTGGTACGTCCCGAGACGCTCGTTCGTTGGCACCGCGCCGGTTTCCGATTGTTGTGGCGTGTAAGGTCACGTGTGGGGCGTCCGCCGATTCCATTTGAACTGCGCCAACTGATTCGGCGCCTGGCAGCCGAGAATCTGCCCTGGGGCGAAGAGCGCATTGCCAACGAACTGCTCCTGAAACCTGGGTTGCGGGTTTCGCCACGGACTGTCAGAAAGTACATGTCGCGGCACCCACCGCGTCTGCCGCGTGGCGATCAGCGTTGGTCGACCTTCCTGCGCAATCACGCCCAGGCGATCGTTGCGTGCGACTTCTTCCTCATCGTCACCGCGACCTTCGGCCAACTCTACGTCTTTGTGATGATCGAACATGAGTCGCGCCGGCTGGTGCATATGAACGTGACGCCCCACCCTTCGGCAGTCTGGACGCTACAACAACTGCGGGAAGCAATCGTTTTCGGGGACGGTTACCGATACCTCCTCCATGATCGCGATAGCATCTTTGCCTGGCATCTGGACGAGTCCATCAGCCGACTCGGGCTGACCGTGCTGAAGTCGCCACCACGGACGCCGACTGCCAATGCGATCTGCGAGCGAGTCATCGGCACGATTCAGCGCGAGTGCCTTGACTGGCTGATACCGCTCTCCGCGTCGCATCTGAGATCGATCCTGAAAAGCTGGACGGAGCACTACAACCGCGGACGTCCTCATATGTCCCTGGGACCGGGTGTCCCTGATCCGCCGGCCGATCTTGCACCGATCCCCCATGAGAATTCCCGTCATCACGCTGACCGGTGCCTTGTTGTGCACGCGAAAACGGTTCTTGGCGAGCTCCACCACGAGTATTCACTGGTGCCGCTGGCACTTGTTCAGCACAACCGACGGCGCACGCGGACCAGGATTAGCGGAGTAACGGTACGCCCACTGTGGATTGCAAGCCACTGCATCCTAAGGTGA
- a CDS encoding BAR domain-containing protein, which yields MIEATQRKLREADFFLQRLIDERRRSVRNEPEAFLFYLSAFLSAARSVTLVLQKEEKQRYDAWFPKWFARRSKDERDLCNFMRDQRNVELHETGADVNLSSVSIPYIEIAAGEFGDPLYSFQSFGRHRQHAPNIERPAYHFGLLGTETEVTVACRRYFDLVAELMREFIRDHASPVSP from the coding sequence ATGATTGAAGCAACTCAAAGGAAGTTACGGGAAGCCGATTTCTTTCTTCAACGGCTGATCGATGAGCGTCGGCGGTCTGTGCGGAATGAACCGGAAGCTTTCCTGTTCTATCTCAGTGCGTTCCTGTCCGCCGCACGAAGTGTGACTCTTGTGCTTCAGAAGGAAGAAAAGCAGCGATACGACGCTTGGTTCCCTAAGTGGTTTGCACGGCGCTCTAAGGACGAGCGTGACCTGTGCAATTTTATGAGGGACCAACGAAATGTTGAACTGCACGAGACGGGAGCGGACGTCAACCTGTCTTCGGTATCCATCCCGTACATAGAAATTGCAGCCGGTGAATTCGGGGACCCGCTGTACAGCTTTCAATCATTTGGCCGCCACCGGCAGCACGCCCCTAACATCGAGCGCCCCGCGTATCATTTTGGACTGCTCGGTACGGAAACGGAGGTAACGGTCGCGTGCCGGCGATACTTTGATCTCGTCGCCGAGTTAATGCGAGAATTTATCCGGGACCACGCATCACCCGTATCACCTTAG
- a CDS encoding tetratricopeptide repeat protein: MRNHLIGYTNLGVLLCEEGRCEEALAVFDRFLEFFSPDDCQPHFNRAVALEELDCAEDALNGYRKCLAIEPDYADAHYNLARLKELRGDKQGALRHYNGYRRIQGF; encoded by the coding sequence TTGAGGAACCACCTGATCGGGTACACCAACCTGGGCGTTCTCTTGTGTGAAGAGGGACGCTGCGAAGAAGCGCTGGCAGTGTTTGACAGGTTTTTGGAATTCTTCTCCCCGGACGATTGCCAGCCACACTTCAACCGCGCCGTTGCCCTGGAAGAGCTAGACTGCGCCGAGGATGCGCTGAATGGCTACAGAAAGTGCCTCGCGATTGAGCCGGACTACGCGGATGCACACTACAACCTTGCAAGACTTAAGGAACTTCGAGGGGACAAGCAAGGCGCGCTCCGGCACTACAACGGGTACCGCCGTATCCAGGGCTTTTGA